GTTGATGGGTAAAGGGCCTGCTGTGCAGCGGGTACTGATggctccttcctcttccttcctTAGATCAGTCTGAGGCCGGCGCAGTCATTTCTGCTAAATAAAAACCAAGTGCCAAAACTGCAGCCTCAGATCCCCACCATGATCCCTCCCAGCGCCCAGCCACCTCGGACACAGACTCCGCCCCTGGGACAGGTAAGCATGATCGCCCTGTGCCTTTGTTCACACCACCTCTGCAACAACTGATCCACTCTAGTCCTCCACTATAGCAGTGGAAAGTTCACCTcccatcagctgaggtggaaaGAGAGGGATTAAGTCCTCTATTGGGGGGTGATTAGCTGCCCTGAGAGCCAGATCAGAAAGGATGCCCTGATTGGGCGAGGCAGGTCTGAGGGGATGCCCTGATTGGGCGAGGCAGGTTTAAGGGAATGCTCTGATTGGGAGAGGCAGGTCCGAGGGGATGCCCTGATTGGGAGAGGCAGGTCCGAGGGGATGCCCTGATTGGGAGAGCCAGGTTGTAaaacgtttatttttttcaccagcCTCCTCAGCTTGGCCTCAAAACCAATCCCCCTCCAATCCAGGAGAAACCGCCAAAGACCACCAAGAAACCACCACCTGCCAAGGAGGAGCTTCTTAAGATGACCGTACGTGCTTTTATGCCCTATTAATATATGCCTCTGGTTGTATTGCTAAACTGTGCCATAGTGGAGCTGCTTTTTGGTGTTTAACCCTTGCGGTGCTGCGGTTTCCCAGGAGGCCATAGTGACTGAGTACCTGAACAGCGGGGACCTGGGGGCGGCGGTGAGTGCCATGCGTGAGATGAAGGCTCCCAAGCACTTTGTGCCTGAGATGCTGAGCAAGATGGTGGTGTGCTCCCTGGACCGCTCGGACCAAGACAGGGAGCAGGCCAGCACGCTGATCCATACGCTGCGCACGGAGGGCCTCGTCACCGGCGACAACTTCATCCAGGTATTGAAAATGTACCATTTCtccacccccttcctctctcttgctGAAGTGTTCATATGAACACCatttaatttgactttgtttcctttaacaggccttccagaaggttctggaCCAGTGCGCCAAGATCGAGGTGGATGTTCCGCTGGTGAAGTCCTACCTGGCGCAGTTTGCGGCTCGGGCCATCTTGGCGGAGCTGGTGAGCGTGGCCGAACTGGCCCAGCCCCTGGAGAACGGCGCTCACTTCCCCCTGTTCCTGCTCTGCCTGCAGCAGGCCTCCAAGCTGCGTGACCGCGACTGGCTGACCGACCTCTTCCAGCAGAGCAGAGTCAGCATGCTGAAGATGCTGCCtggtgagcatgctcagtctgTCCCTGTGTGAGCGAGCGCGCTCGCCACACTTACCTCAGGCTCAGACACGTGCTCGGCTTCCTTGTGCATTTGTCACAaacctctcgctctccctcctgcGCAGAGATGGACCAGAATAAGGACCGCATGCTGGAGCTTCTGGAGGGGAAGGGGCTGAGCTTCCTGTTCCCCCTGCtgaagctggagaaggagctgcTGAAGCAGATCAAGGCAGACCCTTCCCCGCAGTCCATCTACAAGTGGATCAAAGACAACATCTCGCCCAAGCTGCACACGGACAAGGGTTTTGTCAACATCCTGATGACCAGGTGAGCTGAGGTTGTCCTGCGGTTCTCCCCTGGAGACTGCCTTCATGTTGGTCTGCTGTCCCCGGTGGCTGCATTATGTTTATGATTCCCGTCTCCTCTCCCCAGCTTCCTGCAGTACATCTCCCATGAGCTGTGCATGGCCGAGGGCGACGAGCAGCTGTCCGCTCCCTCCAAAGATCAGCTGGACCAGGAGAGGCAGCTGCTGCTGTCCTTCAAGCCGGTGATGCAGAAGTTCCTGCACGAGCACGTGGACCTGCAGGTCGCTGCGCTGTACGCCCTGCAGGTCCACTGCAACGCCAACGGCTTCCCCAAAGGTAGGGACCCCAGCGGATGCCCGTGCAGCGGAAGACTGTTCAGTCGCCGCTCACTAAGGCTCAGGTTTAATGTGCCTGGTGGAAGTGGCTGGTTTAAGTTGGTATGCTAGTCTGGCTAATGCTGTTCTGTACTTGCTGGTTTTCCCAGGCATGTTACTGCGCTACTTCGTCAGCTTCTATGACCTGGAGATCATTGAAGAGGAAGCCTTCCTTGCATGGAAAGAGGACATTACCCAAGAGTTTCCTGGAAAAGGAAAAGCATTATTCCAGGTAagtgtgcgtgttcatgtgaGCAGTTCGTCACTGAGTATGATTTGAGTCCTTGCTTCCCTCCGTTTCTGCTTTTGCATACGTTGAGGGTTAGCCTAGTTAGTGATgctgtgatttgtttttcaccTGATCAGTGCTGTGACCAACTGTCTTATTTCCCAGGTGAACCAGTGGCTTACCTGGCTGGAAAccgctgaggaagaggagtctGAGGATGAAGCTGACTGAGCCAAAGCCTTACAGTGCAGAGAAACTATGGATCTGTTACTTTCACTTCCTCCTGTCCCACTTGTTACcccattttttctttctacCTTATACATGCACCTATTCAACCACTGCGAGAATTAATTCCACTGTAGTTTTCGCAATGTGATGCAGaggcatgtttttttccagctttaGTTTTTTAACGTAAGGTCTTAAAGGCATCCTGGTGTACCGTGTGTAGATGAGATATTGCCAGCATTAGGTCGCCCTGGTTTGCCAATTACTGATGGACCAGAGAGCCCATCCCTAAACCCTGCGTTGCGTACGCTTTGAGTTAACCAATCGCAACACTGTAGGAATGCACTTTGCCTGGCGTCACTCGAGTCGTTGCAATATTCATTCATACTTTGATTGTTACAAAGAATCCTAAACTGTAATCATTGGTTTGCTGCCGTAACGTTCGAATAGTTCTTGCCTGTGTTTCTACCTCCTAGTGCTGGGGCTTGTCATGGACTTGGCGGTCCCGTTAAATGAAAGCCCTAGATTAGCATGGGCAAGTGCACAAGTCATTAATAAAAACCTGGTTTACTTGCACAGAATGACCTGATTGTGAGATTTCAGATTAAGACCTTTATAAGTGCTTGTGGATGTGTGGATCATAAGAAAACGGAAATTAAGCCTTTTAATTTATGGCCTCCTGTCCCCTCTTCCCCGTCTTTCACTCATTTTGTGAtacttgaattatttttttccccttccaccATGTTCAGGGACTAAACTTGGCCTGTTTGGATGCAACATCTTTTGATTGAACAAGAACATGTAAGAAGTGAATTTTTAACCTGTTTTAATTCGGTAATAAAAGTTAACACACGAAACTGAATTAGTATTTCTGCCTTGCGTTGATGTTTTGAGTAAAATGTAGATCAATCACTCTGCTTGTGGTGTGCTCTGTCCTCTGCAGTGCTGCGTTTGGGTTATTCCACcgggtgaatttttattaaaataaataggccCTGGGTTCTTCACCACAAAACACATTGAGGTTGAATTAAGTCTTCACTTTCTCGTCACTtgtaaaattgaattatttccATAGGGGCTTTGGGGTTGTAAGGAtttttcctgcagatttttccaTATACTATTTAAATTTCAGTTGATCTGTATTTCATTCAGTATTAGCCTTGTGCTGTCATTCCCATTCAGTCTTATTATTGTGCTAGGAATGTCCAGTAAATTCCAAGGAAGTGATGAATTGGTTGTTCCCATTCATCTGAAGCAAGCTTTCGGCCTATATTAAATTCCTAAAACAAATGTAagcatcacatttaaaaaatgtgaaatgcatcTAGATGTTGCTGACATTGAATCGCTTTAATGAATTCTGTCATGACTGGTAACTGTCCAGTTGGGTTCAGATCTAAAAATCAAAGCTTTACTGTTGGCAACCCGGGGTGAGATCATGGTTAGATTGACCCAGGGTGAGATCGATGTTTTGGCCCATGTTGTGTCCTGTTTACAATGGACTAATGAAGCAAACCACTAGAAAGCCAGTgtcaaaatcacattttaatgttttacaaCCAAATGTGTACAATAAGCTGCACTTCAACACAGCTTGGGTATTTAACCAGCAGACTGGAACCTGTCTAGAGTCGACACACAGTAACCATGGAACTATTACAGGTTGGGTATTTAACCGGTAGACTAGAACCTGTCTGCAGACACACAGTAGCCATAGAGCTGTCATGTCATTCATCATCTGTAGGGAGCCAGAAATACTCCACCACCTTCTTGTTCCTCCTTGGCGGGGTGATGTCCGGTGGCTCTGCTGCAATCGGGGAGAGCTCGCtgaagtgggcggagcctgtcCCCTTCCTTGTGCTGGGAGCCACCACCCTGTACATGGTCCTGAACAGAAGGAGCCCATGCCGCACTGAATATACAGCTCATGCACACGTCAGTCCATAACGTGCTGGCTAAGCAAGCTGGCCGCAGAATGCATTTCCTCACAGAATGAGAGCTATAATGCCGAAAgttcttgtttatttctggttaccatggagattttgattaaaaaataaaatcatttttattgtgtgtttagGAGGTATTTTCTAATctttaagaaaatgtaatatctCTGCCAATGTAATGCATTGGATTTTGACAAAGCATTTTAATCTATGTATAGGACAAAGTGAAACAGGGTCAGCCTGTCAATCTTTAAAAGGATAGTCAACTTTGTAATCAATATATTTAGAATATGATGACTCCTTTTGAAAGAGCAGTGGGTACATCTGAGAGGCCACTGTTGCACAATGTCTCAATACAAATAGCACTTTGCATTAGTCATGGTCATTGAGTATCTCAGGGACTGTGGTATTACCAGCTGAACTCCCCACACACTTCCAGCAGCCTTCAcattctgcaggaattgtccaTACCATCCAtacctctctgtgcctctgccAGCATCCTCACTCCCAGAGTCCGGTGTGGAGATGTACACAGGATCGCCTTCCTGGGGAGAGGCCGGTCAGTCCTCTGCATCATTTACTAGCCACCATCGTAAACGCTTATTTTAACACTGTTCTTTACTGACCACCACTTGAACTTTCAGTTTATCATTTCATTCTTTAGAGAGAATTAACTTTATGTATATGGTTAATTAGGAAATGCCCCAGCTCTGATTTAAATCTGTGACCTTTTAAAATTTGTCCTAACCTCTACTTTGCTATGGTTAACCaaatgaaatgttcagtttAGGTAGCATTTTAgaacatttctgtgtttctctggCTGGGGTGGGAATGGAGAGTCTGGACTGGTGGGGTGTTATTGTTACCGTAAAGTTCCGGGGGCTTCCATCCTGGTTCTTCAGGATCTTCACCCTCTGGTCGCTCTCAGTCATGCACAGGAAGTAACTCTTGATATTGGCTTGACTCTAAGAGAGGATCACACTGGTCATGGCAATGGTAGGAGAGGAAATTATATGTTACTGCAGGGCTATGTGTGGTGGCATGTGAGTAAGTGTTTGAAGGAAATTAAAGACCATCTGCACAGATTTGTGCAGGTTTATACCTTGTATTTGCACAATTTACAGTCTTGTTCACTTGTTCAAGTAAGCTCACAGTTAATTATTGTTACACTGTTTGATAGTAGTATTCTttatatgtgtacagtatgtatttaatgggattgaaacattttattggCTTCAATACCTGTCTGTAAATGCCTTCTGCTGGCTTCATGAGGGCCAGTGGCACTTGTACTACAATAATAGTAAAAGTAAGAACAAATTGGAGGGTTACTAGTTTCAAGCCAagacaaatcaaatcaaatttgtgtttttttttttttggagaatagATGATGGTGGGAGGGGCAATGAGTCAATGTGGAAATggttaaccctttgaggtgtggATAAAAATGGCTTGACAAATTATGTTTCAGATTATTTTTGGTGATAATTAACCCTACACATTGATGGGGATGTAAACCCCTTGTCCCCTCTCCTCTAGGAGAGGCTATGTGGAGGACTCTCCTGGCCCATGATGCTCTAGGACAGCCTGTGTGGGACCTATGTGGCCCATCATGCTCTGTGAGACTATGTGTGGGACGTACCTGGCCCATGATGCTCTAGGAGAGGCTATGCGAAGGACTCACTGCTTTGTTCTGCCTCTGGGCCTTCAGGTCCTCCTGGGCTCTGAAGATGTCAGCCAGGGCCTGGTGCTTCTGTTTCCAGCTCTGGCACTCTGTGGCGCTgtcctgcctctctgcctcGGCCAGCCTCCGTTCCCGCTCCGCCTCCCTCTGCGCCTCGTTGGCTTTCGCAGCCTGCTGCTCCGCATCCTCCGCCCTGTGCCGAGCACTCGCCTCCCTGAGGGCCACAGCGCCAAGACCAGGGACCCGCTTTCAGCCCCAGTTTACCCTGCTTACCTGGAATTTACCCTACAGAGTTATGTCATTCACCTTTTTAACAGGTGCTTGTTTTCCATGTCTGCAGTCCTTTTTACATAGCCCTTTGTGTCGCAGTATCTGGAGTTGGGCTGCTGTCTACCAGGTGAAGGCGACAGGTGTGGCCTCTCTCACTGATCCCACCAACTGTCATTTCCCCACACCCTTTAAGCCAGGTGAGCACGCTGACTTCATCCTTCCCTGCCCATGCACATGCAGTAGGCCAATCatacaattttatgtaaatgagtatGCGCAGTTGCTGTGCATTGAGTTCATGAAGACATGTCttgttgctatttatttttgtacagatAGTATTTCAGATACAGTCATAGACTTATGTAACTTAGACTACACTATCCGTATCTGTTCAAGCAAGAAATTTATATTTGCAAAGCGTGCAGACAATCTatcagcagggggaggaggaggatggctGTCTACCACGGTTATTTTGCACATGTCaatgtgtgtcagtgcatttaaatggatTAGGTTGTTTCACTTTTTGTTTAATCTAAACCTTTTCCACAGATCTGATCTGTATATCTCCCAAATGTCTTTGGCCAACTTTGGgaagaaaatatttctgaatacaGCTGCATATTCCTGAGTCACATATTTGTGTTCAGACACACGCCTGTAACATACACGTTTCAGCAACAGGAACTCTCATTTGCTTtcagagtgatagagagagaggcactgTAGACCTGCACATCGCGGGAAACCACTGAGATTTGTGAGTGTGATCTGATCATACGCTTCATCTGACTTCAGACACTGTAGGGATGGATTCATTAATCAGAGTAAAGCACTGAATGACATAAAAGGCCAGGATGAAATGTATTATGTTCAATTAATCTTGCAATGCAATCAACTGAAAGATTTACCCAGCGTATATAGTCCCCTAATAACCACCGAATTAAGTGGAGCTGTCGCCCAGCATCTGTTTCAGGAGCTATGTCCTTATATTTGCACTCTAATGTCTCATTGTCCTGTTAATTAACATGCATCTGCCACTGACTGCTTGTCGCAAAATCTTAAAGGGAGTAGAAATAACATACAGGCAGTTTCTAAGGTTGTACTGTTGTATTACAGCTAATGTGTTACAAGTGCTTGCATTGGTGTAGATACGGCATGTGTGCAGTTGCACTGGTGTAGTACATATTGTGGATGGCTGTATTGCTGTAGTACAGCATGAAGGTGGATGTGGTTCGGTAGTACAACATTCACTGTTGTAATTATTCAACACTGATATTTCGATTTTTATGGTCTCATTGTAACCCAGAAAATACACAGTAATGTATAGTTTGTGAGTACAGCATTACCAATACAGTATTACTGTTGTATCTTTGGCTTGTATAAACTgaatacactaaaactgaaactaTAAGTATGGTTAGGACAGTAATGTAACACAATGGTTAAATATAACATCCCTCTGCATTTCTAGTactatgaattttaaaaatgaagtctgTTTGGGTTCATTGGAACAGGTGAAAAGGAAATAGTCTCACCTCTCTTTGAGTTTACTGTTCTCCTCTGTCAGTTGCTTCACGTTTTTCCTCAggtcatttctctctttctcaaagcTGTGATTTTCTTCCAGGAGCACCTGCCTCTCTGACAAAGCCCTGTCCAGTTTTATCTTTGTCTCGAAGTAATTCTTCTCTGTTCTGGCCAGGAGCGACTGAACGTCAGCATGCTGTGAAAGACGGAATCACACGGTGTTGTGACTGACAGGGTGCTGCACAGTGGCTGGCCAGCCTTGCACCAAGGAACTCGGTGCGCAGCTGAATTAGATGGAGGCAGCCCAGTTTAAGTGGGTGAGTGTGgcaggtaaggtaaggtaagggAGAAAGGACAGAAAGACCATAGCAGAATGAACCACTTCCTTAATCCCAGATCCAAACTTCTATTTTCTGACAACTGCCAGGTTAGTGTCATACTGTCAGAGATGCAGCTGTGTGCTACCAGATGCTTTGCTGTACTGTGCTTTAGCCATGCTGTACTGTATCTGTATTTTAGTtttgctgggctgtgctgtagctgtgctacATTGTAGCTATATTATAGTTTTTCtttgctgtagctgtgctgtagcgTAGTTCTTCTGTAGCTGCACTATGCTGTGCTCTAttgctgctgtgttgtgttgttcatttgctgtgctgtgctgtagctgtgctgtaccaTGCTGTGTTGTAgtagtgctgtgttgtgctgtgctgtacccTGTTCTTGAGCTGCAGGAAGTCCTCACTCATCCGGGCCTTATCCTCCagcacttgctctctctcctgcctgctGTTGATTGCGCGGGCCTCTGCCAGCGCCCGGCCCTTCTCAGCTTCGCCCCGTGATGCGTCGGCCTCCTCCGCCGCCCGCGAGCACAGCgtcgccctctgctggcttTGATGCAGCTTCTGCTTCAGCTGGGTCGGGGCATCAGGACACAGAACACGCAAGCTCACATACTTCACAGTACAGGTAACAGAAGACACACGTcacaacacagaacacacacctcacagcaCCCTGCACGCAGCTGACTTCCCCATCCCCAACCTCCGGCCCTCTGAGGCTTACAGCACATTTGGTGTGATGCTGTCAGAGA
Above is a genomic segment from Anguilla rostrata isolate EN2019 chromosome 16, ASM1855537v3, whole genome shotgun sequence containing:
- the LOC135241578 gene encoding golgin subfamily A member 6-like protein 6, coding for MATLKATSHGDLQSWSLGKTPALDGGLSKSFSLSSGSNATGRFPHSKDGEEDIQELSRVSRPYGRRPIRAVRPVSALSPSASFLQINRLQGELVRKRKECEDLRQQNKYLSNEIHMERIMMRTESELTMRNLRNLNQELQAQVKELKQKLHQSQQRATLCSRAAEEADASRGEAEKGRALAEARAINSRQEREQVLEDKARMSEDFLQLKNRHADVQSLLARTEKNYFETKIKLDRALSERQVLLEENHSFEKERNDLRKNVKQLTEENSKLKEREASARHRAEDAEQQAAKANEAQREAERERRLAEAERQDSATECQSWKQKHQALADIFRAQEDLKAQRQNKASQANIKSYFLCMTESDQRVKILKNQDGSPRNFTEGDPVYISTPDSGSEDAGRGTERTMYRVVAPSTRKGTGSAHFSELSPIAAEPPDITPPRRNKKVVEYFWLPTDDE